A window of Aliarcobacter trophiarum LMG 25534 contains these coding sequences:
- a CDS encoding helix-turn-helix domain-containing protein: MENFKNIEDFTEEKKEEFYKNIGKNVARIRKKHRLSQLKLSQLIGHKSTSLLSGAEIYYNKQHFSLEHLAIISYVLNEDIEEFFKE; encoded by the coding sequence ATGGAAAATTTTAAAAATATAGAAGATTTTACCGAAGAAAAAAAAGAAGAATTCTATAAGAATATTGGGAAGAATGTAGCAAGAATAAGAAAAAAACATAGGCTATCACAACTTAAACTAAGCCAACTAATAGGGCATAAATCAACTTCACTTTTAAGTGGTGCTGAAATTTACTATAACAAACAACATTTTTCACTTGAACATTTAGCGATTATATCTTATGTATTAAATGAAGATATAGAA